TCCGCGAGGTTTATATCCACGCGCTGGTGCGGGACGCCGAGCGGCAGAAGATGTCGAAGACCAAGGGGAACGTGCTCGATCCCATCCACGTGATCGAGAAATACGGAACGGACGCAACGCGCTTCACGCTGGCGGCGATGGCTTCGCCGGGAACGGATATTGCGTTCAACCCCGACCGCACCGAGGGCTATCGCGCATTTGCCAACAAGATCTGGAACGCGGCGCGGTTCATGTTCATGAACATGGACAAGCTGGGGATTGTGGGGTGGAGCACATCCGCGGCGGAGGGCGGGCTTGCGAGTTTCCCCGCCAACACGCTGGAAGATCGCTGGATTTTGTCACGGCTGAACCGCGTGGCGGGAGAGATGAACGACGCGCTGGCGGCGTACCGATTCCACGAGGCCGCGAACGGGATCTACAGCTTTTTCTGGGGCGAGTTCTGCGACTGGTATCTGGAACTGATCAAGCCGCGGCTGAACTCTGAAGATCAGGCGACGGCGTGCCAGGCATGCAGCAACTTTATTGTTGTGCTGGAGAGCGCGCTGCGGCTGCTGGCGCCGTTCATGCCGTTTATTACAGAGGAAATCTGGCATGCGCTGTATGGTGGCAAGCCGTCGGTGAAGTCGATTGCGCTGGCGGCGTATCCGGAGGCGGATGCGGCGCAGATGGATGAAGCCGCCGAGACGGAAATGGCGATCCTGCAGGACCTGATCGTGAGTGTGCGCAATCTGCGGGCCGAGCTTAAGATCGAGCAGAAGACAAAGATTCCCATCGAGGTGCATGCGGGCGCGGAGGTTCGCGCGCTGGTGGAGGCAAATACCGGAGCAGTCGAACGCCTTGCTGGCGTCGAAGGAATTCGCTTTGTCGATCATTCGCTGGCCAAACAGGCGGGGGCGCGGAGCACGGCGCGGTTTGACGTCAGGGTGGTGTACGAGAAGAAGATTGATGTTGCGGCTGAGCGGGATCGTCTGAGC
The Terriglobales bacterium genome window above contains:
- a CDS encoding class I tRNA ligase family protein, producing the protein FSSALLPFTTLGWPKATRDLEVFYPTSLLITGFDILFFWVARMIMMGCHFMMPPHRPVELPRDGEGLSEEDLELRESAPFREVYIHALVRDAERQKMSKTKGNVLDPIHVIEKYGTDATRFTLAAMASPGTDIAFNPDRTEGYRAFANKIWNAARFMFMNMDKLGIVGWSTSAAEGGLASFPANTLEDRWILSRLNRVAGEMNDALAAYRFHEAANGIYSFFWGEFCDWYLELIKPRLNSEDQATACQACSNFIVVLESALRLLAPFMPFITEEIWHALYGGKPSVKSIALAAYPEADAAQMDEAAETEMAILQDLIVSVRNLRAELKIEQKTKIPIEVHAGAEVRALVEANTGAVERLAGVEGIRFVDHSLAKQAGARSTARFDVRVVYEKKIDVAAERDRLSKELEKTEKELANAERQLANEAFLAKAPAKVIEGLRSRAEELRVLREKIRSALRELGKEGSAA